One genomic segment of Stigmatopora argus isolate UIUO_Sarg chromosome 1, RoL_Sarg_1.0, whole genome shotgun sequence includes these proteins:
- the LOC144071375 gene encoding NGFI-A-binding protein 1-like — protein MAAVLPRTLGELQLYRILQRANLLYYYEAFIQQGGDDVQQLCEAGEEEFLEIMALVGMASKPLHVRRLQKALRDWVTNPAIFNQPLTSLPVCSIPVYKLPEGSPTLLGSQDRANTSSVKMAKSVPTCSDTGKQDVTRDKVSVGSPLPGNAESRFWSGHSNDSEHSLSPSDLGSPSSPRDVMEALDVAAVQSVLECVDRMAPGLAKVDLADVKEQLKSNKKLAKMIGHIFELSDDDPRREEEIRKYSAIYGRFDSKRRDGKHLTLHELTVNEAAAQLCMRDMALLTRRDELFGLARQVSREVTYKYTYRTSKSRCGDRDESSPKRIKTEENFFDIQEALQAIHLRQEMLREQLACAKSKGDESIGRNLQMQLERLLARQMEILQDAAVQERLQALDWRIPAAALKYLTNAQNTNGAANDSSKENQDERPINLRVVSQTMQEGDLPLGKQLANELKRHHNHNSSTDETKTPATENGMSQRAAANAEKKIIKSEPEDST, from the exons ATGGCGGCAGTTTTGCCGAGGACGTTGGGTGAACTGCAGCTCTACCGGATCCTCCAGCGAGCCAACTTGCTCTACTACTACGAAGCTTTCATCCAGCAGGGCGGCGACGACGTGCAGCAGCTTTGCGAAGCCGGTGAAGAGGAGTTCCTGGAAATCATGGCACTGGTCGGCATGGCCAGTAAGCCCCTCCACGTCAGACGCCTGCAGAAAGCCCTGCGCGACTGGGTCACCAACCCGGCCATCTTCAATCAGCCTCTCACCTCGCTGCCGGTGTGCAGCATTCCCGTCTACAAACTGCCCGAAGGTTCTCCCACACTGCTGGGTTCCCAAGACCGAGCCAACACATCCAGTGTCAAGATGGCCAAATCCGTCCCCACATGCTCGGACACAGGAAAACAGGACGTGACTCGGGACAAAGTATCCGTGGGCTCGCCTCTTCCAGGAAACGCCGAATCTCGGTTCTGGTCGGGACACAGCAACGATAGCGAGCACAGCCTCTCCCCATCCGACCTGGGTTCCCCGTCTTCTCCGAGAGACGTAATGGAGGCTCTGGATGTGGCCGCGGTGCAGTCGGTCCTCGAGTGTGTGGACAGGATGGCGCCGGGGCTCGCCAAGGTGGATCTGGCCGATGTCAAAGAGCAGCTCAAGAGCAACAAGAAGCTCGCCAAGATGATCGGACACATCTTTGAGCTGAGCGACGATGACCCACGGAGAGAGGAGGAGATCCGCAAGTACAGCGCCATTTACGGACGCTTTGACTCCAAAAGGAGGGATGGAAAACATCTGACCCTCCACGAG CTGACGGTGAACGAAGCGGCGGCGCAGCTCTGCATGAGGGACATGGCTCTGCTCACACGCAGAGACGAGCTCTTTGGGCTGGCCCGGCAGGTCTCCAGAGAGGTCACTTACAAATACACCTACCGCACCAGCAA GTCTCGCTGTGGGGACCGGGACGAGTCATCTCCAAAACGGATAAAAACTGAG GAGAACTTCTTCGACATCCAGGAGGCGCTTCAGGCGATCCACTTGAGGCAGGAGATGCTGAGGGAGCAGCTGGCCTGCGCCAAGTCTAAAGGAGATGAAAGCATAGGACGGAACCTACAG ATGCAACTAGAGCGTCTCCTGGCGAGACAGATGGAAATCCTCCAGGACGCTGCGGTCCAGGAGAGACTGCAGGCTCTAGATTGGAGGATTCCCGCTGCTGCATTAAAGTATCTCACCAACGCCCAGAATACCAACGGGGCCGCCAATGACTCCAGCAAGGAGAATCAAG ATGAGCGACCCATAAACTTGCGGGTCGTGAGCCAAACCATGCAGGAAGGTGACCTTCCGTTGGGCAAACAGCTAGCCAATGAGCTGAAACGTCACCACAACCACAACAGCAGCACAGACGAGACCAAAACACCAGCAACAG AAAATGGGATGTCACAGCGAGCCGCCGCCAACGCGGAAAAAAAGATCATCAAATCGGAACCTGAGGACTCAACATAG